The Deinococcus roseus genome includes the window TGGTGGACCCTGGTGCTGCTCATGGCGGTAGCCAACCAACTCAGCATGTTCGTCACCAACATGCTGCCCATCCGGCAGAACAACGATGGCCACCGCATCTTGCAATTGCTCAGGGGTGAGGTGGTGCCCGTTCAGCACCTGATCCAGCGGCATTTTGCTTTGCTGGCCCAGCCGGTGAATTTCAGAACGCTTTCCCCGAAGCCGCTGCAAGAAGCCCTGGAGAAAGGGCAGTTTGCTTCCCTGGAGGTGCCTTTGTTGCAGCTGCTGCATGTGGTCCACCTCAGGCAGCACAACTGGCAGGAAGGCCAGCCGGTGCTGGACCGGCTCAAAACCCTGATGCAGGGTGCAGACGCCCAGCTGGGGCTTAAATTGGATCAGGCGTATTTGAATTTGCGTCACCACCATCAGCCGGAATTGGCCCGTGAGGTGCTGGGCCAGAGTGGACCCAGAGAACTGGAGCCGGGTTTTGCTGTGGTGAAAGCTGCCCTCTTGATGGAAGAAGGCGAGCCTGTGCAGGCCCTGGAGTGCATTCAGGAGATGCGCAAGCGTTTGAAGGCTGGAGGGTATTCCATCTGGCTCAATTCGGTGGACTTCATCTTGCAAGACCTGCAGCATGATGCAGAACTGGCCATGAAGGTAAGGTGACAACTGCCCAACCAGACAGAGGCTTCGCTGGAGCGGTTCTGGGTTTTAGCAGGGGGTGACGGTGAGCCAGCGGTCCGGGCAGGGGATGAGGAGTTTCTGCAGCTCGGTCTGGGGTTGGTCTTCCAGCCATCTCTTTGCTCCTGCCTGACCCAGGATCACCGGTTGGCGGTCGTGGAATTTTTGCACCAGTGGCCCACTGGCGCAGGTGAGCAGGGTGAAAGAGTGGATGAGGCCTTGAGGTCCCTGCCAGAAATCCCATAGGCCTGCGAGGATCAGGGGGCCTCCGGTGCTGCTGTGGATGTGCAACTTGGTTTTGCTCTTGCCATTTTTCTGCCATTCATAGAATCCCGAAACCTCGATGACGCTGCGTTGCCTCTGGAACGCCTTGCGAAAGGTGGGCAGGCGGTGGGCCGTTTCGGACCTGGCATTGAAGGTGCTTTTGTATTTTTGCAGGTCCTCTTCCCCCTGACAGTGCTCGGGGATGAGTCCCCACCTGGCGAGGATAGTCTCCAGATCAATGCTGCCGGGTTTTTTGCGGATGATCGGGTACTGCTGGGTGGGGGCGAGTTCCCCGGAGAAATTCCAGGTGTCGTGGTATTTGATGTTCCAGATCAGGTTTCCGTCGCTGATTCCGTTGATTCTTCCGCACATGGAGGCCTCC containing:
- a CDS encoding site-2 protease family protein, which produces MKQLPNLLVFLITGCLGFVAARAGLPEDYPLALLVILVCAYLFAWPGVVLHELGHLLAGVLMGFNMYQFHLGRYTWQRHPHRFQGYPTPKGNPFWGSVAGLIHPDWSEASYRWRAFVFVLGGPLLNLLLGLGCFIWMMRSEGWWTLVLLMAVANQLSMFVTNMLPIRQNNDGHRILQLLRGEVVPVQHLIQRHFALLAQPVNFRTLSPKPLQEALEKGQFASLEVPLLQLLHVVHLRQHNWQEGQPVLDRLKTLMQGADAQLGLKLDQAYLNLRHHHQPELAREVLGQSGPRELEPGFAVVKAALLMEEGEPVQALECIQEMRKRLKAGGYSIWLNSVDFILQDLQHDAELAMKVR
- a CDS encoding SOS response-associated peptidase — protein: MCGRINGISDGNLIWNIKYHDTWNFSGELAPTQQYPIIRKKPGSIDLETILARWGLIPEHCQGEEDLQKYKSTFNARSETAHRLPTFRKAFQRQRSVIEVSGFYEWQKNGKSKTKLHIHSSTGGPLILAGLWDFWQGPQGLIHSFTLLTCASGPLVQKFHDRQPVILGQAGAKRWLEDQPQTELQKLLIPCPDRWLTVTPC